The stretch of DNA ACGGCAAGCGCTTTTCTGAACCGCACATGGCACAGACAGATCGACCACCACGTGAAGATGGACGAGAGACCGGAGAGAGCCATCAGCCAGGCGAAAATGTCGGCCTCCTGGGGCGACGCAGCCAGGAAACAGAGCAGGCCGAAAAAGAGCGTGAAAACGGTGCCGACGAGAGGTCTTCCTTGTCTGTCGATGTAGCCAAAGATCTTTGGTGCAAAGCCCTGTTGTGCGAGCGAGGCAAGCgttctgctgctggcgtAGActccagaatttccaaCAGAGAGCACGGCAATGAGAACAACAACGTTCATGATGCTTGGGAGAACACTGATGCCGTTGTCCTTGATGGCAATGACGAACGGCGAGGACGCAGCGTCGGTAGACGCACCAAGCAGTCTGTCGTCGTTGTAAGCGACCAAAAAGCCAACCATGGTGAGCGAACACATGTAGAACAGCGTGATTCTCCAGAACACCTGTTTGGTGGCTCTAGGCAGTGTTTTTCTTGGGTCGGCGGCCTCTGCGGCGGTGAGGCCCGCCAGCTCGGTACCGCTGAAACTGAACGCTCCGGTGACAAACACGGTACACAGTCCCTTAAAGCCGTGGTTGAAAGGTCCTGGATTGTGCCAGTAGCGAGCACCGATAACTTCGTGTTTAGGACCTCCGCCGGAAACAAGCACGACCGACAGAAGAACAAAGCCCACCACAGCAATGACCTTAATGAAGGAGAACACAAACTCGGCCTCACCATAGCCCTTGACTCCGAAAAAGTTGATGAACACAATGACCACGTAAAAAATGGCCACCCAGGCTGCAGGACTGATGGTGTCGTTCCAGTACTGGATGGTAATGGAGGCTGCCACGAGCTCGATCGGCA from Ogataea parapolymorpha DL-1 chromosome VI, whole genome shotgun sequence encodes:
- a CDS encoding General amino-acid permease GAP1, with amino-acid sequence MLKDTEKGNLSSSEPSAHSDSASGAVETTFPMASRWNRFIDSFKPFPVAEIDPNLSEVERANIMAAASPLQRSLKSRHIQMISIGGAIGTGLFVGSGSALSSGGPASLLIAYFIVGILIFCTVHALGELAVTFPVSGSFLQYNTRFISPSWGFAMAWNYAMQWIVVMPIELVAASITIQYWNDTISPAAWVAIFYVVIVFINFFGVKGYGEAEFVFSFIKVIAVVGFVLLSVVLVSGGGPKHEVIGARYWHNPGPFNHGFKGLCTVFVTGAFSFSGTELAGLTAAEAADPRKTLPRATKQVFWRITLFYMCSLTMVGFLVAYNDDRLLGASTDAASSPFVIAIKDNGISVLPSIMNVVVLIAVLSVGNSGVYASSRTLASLAQQGFAPKIFGYIDRQGRPLVGTVFTLFFGLLCFLAASPQEADIFAWLMALSGLSSIFTWWSICLCHVRFRKALAVRGRGTDELTFTSAVGVWGSMAGVILNFLVLVSQFWTALYPTGKSPNATAFFQAYLTVPVVIVFYFFHAIWKRKEYVLFIRSKDIDIDTGRRDTDLEVLKAEIAEEKAHLRSKPFYYRVYRFWC